A part of Desulfurobacterium atlanticum genomic DNA contains:
- a CDS encoding MOFRL family protein encodes MGKVMASIATESADYGTPAPAPAVILAGGETTVTLKGKGKGGRNQELVLSALKIIGDRKGIAILSGGTDGIDGNSPYAGAVCDSQTFKNAHKLNLDIDKFIENNDSSTFFERTGGVIETGKTGTNVMDILIMVVGAVR; translated from the coding sequence GTGGGAAAAGTTATGGCTTCTATCGCTACGGAATCTGCAGATTATGGAACGCCCGCTCCCGCTCCAGCTGTTATTCTTGCAGGAGGAGAAACAACAGTCACTCTCAAAGGGAAGGGAAAGGGAGGAAGAAACCAGGAACTTGTTCTTTCCGCATTAAAGATTATAGGTGATAGAAAGGGAATAGCTATTTTGTCAGGCGGAACTGACGGAATAGACGGTAACTCTCCGTATGCCGGTGCAGTTTGTGATAGCCAAACATTTAAAAATGCTCATAAATTAAACCTTGATATTGATAAATTTATTGAGAATAACGACTCTTCAACTTTTTTTGAAAGGACAGGCGGGGTTATAGAAACAGGAAAAACGGGAACAAACGTTATGGATATACTTATTATGGTTGTAGGAGCAGTCCGATGA
- a CDS encoding glycerate kinase type-2 family protein, with protein sequence MNLKQVAVELFKEGIKAVLPETLIPETVSQFPLSICGIPLKNEVYLFGCGKASKKMAEAVFPFISSCVKGGFIVSSEGGKLDNVEIFESAHPVPDSRSIEAGKRMIEMFKQLKPSQQFIFLLSGGASAMVEVPVSPLSFEDIKITTKLLLACGAEIKEINTVRKHLSLIKGGRLSRYTKAKGIVLVISDVIGDDLETIGSGLLYKDSTTFKDAKNILLKYGIYNSVPEKVKNVIEKGVSAKIEETPKTENPNIKHFIIGNNRKALMHIKNLAKKRDLTPAF encoded by the coding sequence ATGAACTTGAAGCAGGTAGCAGTTGAACTTTTTAAAGAAGGTATAAAGGCAGTCTTACCGGAAACTTTAATACCTGAGACGGTATCGCAATTTCCCCTTTCTATCTGTGGTATTCCACTCAAAAATGAAGTTTATCTATTTGGATGTGGTAAAGCATCAAAAAAGATGGCTGAAGCTGTCTTTCCTTTTATATCATCCTGTGTGAAAGGCGGTTTTATTGTTTCATCTGAAGGGGGAAAACTTGATAATGTAGAAATATTTGAGAGCGCCCATCCTGTTCCAGATAGTAGAAGTATAGAAGCTGGAAAAAGAATGATAGAAATGTTTAAACAGCTGAAACCTTCCCAGCAGTTTATTTTTCTTCTTTCAGGTGGTGCTTCAGCTATGGTTGAAGTCCCAGTTTCACCGCTCAGCTTTGAAGATATAAAAATCACCACAAAACTTCTTCTTGCCTGTGGAGCGGAGATAAAAGAGATAAACACTGTAAGAAAGCATTTATCACTGATTAAAGGCGGAAGATTATCCCGTTATACAAAAGCAAAAGGAATCGTTCTTGTTATTTCAGATGTTATCGGTGATGACCTTGAAACCATAGGTTCAGGACTTCTGTATAAAGACAGTACAACCTTTAAAGATGCAAAAAATATTCTTTTAAAGTATGGGATTTACAACTCTGTTCCGGAAAAAGTAAAAAATGTAATAGAGAAAGGAGTTTCAGCTAAAATTGAGGAAACACCAAAAACTGAGAATCCCAACATCAAACACTTTATTATTGGAAACAACAGAAAAGCCCTGATGCATATAAAAAACCTTGCAAAAAAAAGGGATTTAACACCTGCATTTTAA
- a CDS encoding HAD-IIB family hydrolase: MIAVFTDLDGTLLDNKTYSFDKAKTSIELLKSKNVSLIVVTTKTADEIEDFKRQEIGEFFIVETGCEIIAPDECFKLGKGYRHAREVLIKIKEKFPVKGFGDMSEKEISEITGLSLENSKKAKKRKYTEPFIPLGEFDLQEAEQIAERYGYRIYRGGRFYHIVDKECDKGKAVKFLIDKLKRKYGSILTIGLGDSKVDEPFLKIMDIPVLIPKKIGIYEKLDVENVRLSPYPAPLGWDYSIKEILNELEAGSS, encoded by the coding sequence ATGATTGCTGTTTTCACAGATCTTGACGGGACTCTTCTTGATAATAAAACATACTCCTTTGATAAAGCGAAAACCTCCATAGAACTTTTAAAGTCAAAAAACGTTTCGCTTATAGTGGTAACAACCAAAACAGCCGATGAAATAGAGGATTTTAAAAGACAGGAAATAGGAGAATTCTTCATTGTTGAAACAGGCTGCGAAATAATTGCACCTGATGAATGTTTCAAACTCGGAAAAGGATACAGACATGCAAGGGAAGTTCTTATAAAAATAAAAGAAAAGTTTCCTGTAAAAGGATTCGGAGATATGAGTGAAAAGGAAATATCTGAAATAACAGGGCTTTCTCTTGAAAACAGCAAAAAGGCAAAAAAGAGAAAATACACAGAACCTTTTATACCGCTGGGAGAGTTTGATTTACAGGAAGCAGAGCAAATAGCAGAACGCTACGGCTACAGGATTTACAGGGGAGGAAGGTTTTACCACATAGTTGATAAAGAGTGTGATAAAGGGAAAGCTGTTAAGTTTCTCATTGATAAATTAAAGAGGAAATACGGTTCTATCTTAACCATAGGTCTTGGGGACAGTAAAGTTGACGAACCTTTTCTTAAAATCATGGATATTCCTGTATTAATTCCTAAAAAGATCGGAATCTATGAGAAACTTGATGTTGAAAATGTAAGACTTTCTCCGTATCCCGCACCTTTGGGATGGGATTACAGTATAAAGGAGATTCTTAATGAACTTGAAGCAGGTAGCAGTTGA